In Oryza brachyantha chromosome 2, ObraRS2, whole genome shotgun sequence, a single window of DNA contains:
- the LOC102699752 gene encoding uncharacterized protein LOC102699752, translating into MERGCNGGGGGGVKVTFIETQFVTSDAAGFKSLVQRLTGNDATAAAHPPPLQRPRPCRAAADGWRGGAGGATTVVAAAQREAVPPSPWVDEMLLLYETCDLDEMLVGASGGRCHGGGGYGGFPC; encoded by the coding sequence AGAGGGGttgcaatggcggcggcggcggcggcgtcaagGTGACGTTCATCGAGACGCAGTTCGTGACGTCCGACGCCGCCGGGTTCAAGTCCCTCGTGCAGCGCCTCACCGGCAACgacgccacggccgccgcccatccgccgccgctccagaGGCCGCGGCCGTgccgggccgccgccgacgggtggaggggaggagccggcggcgcgacCACGGtggtcgcggcggcgcagcgggaggccgtgccgccgtcgccgtgggtGGATGAGATGCTGCTGCTCTACGAGACGTGCGACCTCGACGAGATGCTCGTcggcgcgagcggaggacggtgccacggcggcggcggctacggtGGCTTCCCCTGTTGA